In Burkholderia gladioli, a genomic segment contains:
- a CDS encoding NADH-quinone oxidoreductase subunit J has protein sequence MDFTTVLFYIFSLLLVISGLKVITARNPVASALFLVLAFFNAAAIWMLLEAEFLAILLVLVYVGAVMVLFLFVVMMLDINTDVLRRDFRRFVPMATVVGAIIVVETALILWRGYGATSSPVREIASGALANMTNTQLIGKVIYTDYIFAFEIAGLVLLVAIIAAVSLTSGRGKERKRQRVSDQVSVRRQDRVRLVKMAAEKPPAPEAAPAAADPAAATKS, from the coding sequence ATGGACTTCACGACCGTACTCTTCTACATCTTCTCGCTGCTGCTGGTGATCTCGGGGCTGAAGGTGATCACCGCGCGCAACCCCGTGGCTTCCGCGCTCTTCCTCGTCCTCGCGTTCTTCAACGCCGCCGCGATCTGGATGCTGCTCGAGGCCGAGTTCCTCGCCATCCTGCTGGTGCTCGTCTACGTCGGCGCGGTGATGGTGCTGTTCCTGTTCGTGGTGATGATGCTCGACATCAACACCGACGTGCTGCGCCGCGACTTCCGCCGCTTCGTGCCGATGGCCACCGTGGTGGGCGCGATCATCGTGGTCGAGACCGCGCTGATCCTCTGGCGCGGCTACGGCGCGACGTCCTCGCCGGTGCGCGAGATCGCCTCCGGCGCGCTCGCCAACATGACGAACACGCAACTGATCGGCAAGGTGATCTACACCGACTACATCTTCGCCTTCGAAATCGCCGGCCTGGTGCTGCTGGTCGCGATCATCGCGGCGGTTTCGCTGACCTCGGGCCGCGGCAAGGAGCGCAAGCGCCAGCGCGTGTCCGACCAGGTCAGCGTGCGCCGCCAGGATCGCGTGCGTCTCGTGAAGATGGCGGCCGAGAAGCCGCCCGCGCCTGAAGCGGCACCCGCCGCGGCCGATCCCGCCGCGGCCACCAAGAGCTGA
- the nuoF gene encoding NADH-quinone oxidoreductase subunit NuoF, giving the protein MTSLHDRHIKPLILANLNGENWRLEDYVARGGYKQLRRIIEEKIPPEQVIADVKASGLRGRGGAGFPTGLKWSFMPRQFPGQKYLVCNSDEGEPGTFKDRDILRWNPHSVIEGMAIGAYAMGITAGYNYIHGEIFEVYRRFEEALEEARAAGYLGNNILGSEFSFQLHAHHGYGAYVCGEETALLESLEGKKGQPRFKPPFPASFGVYGKPTTINNAETFAAVPFLLTVGPQAYLEIGKPNNGGTKIYSVSGDVERPGNYEVPLGTPFAALLELAGGMRGGRKLKAVIPGGSSAPVIPGEMMMQTDMDYDSIAKAGSMLGSGAVIVMDETRCMVRSLMRLSYFYHEESCGQCTPCREGTGWLYRVVKRIENGEGRVEDLDLLNSVAENIMGRTICALGDAAAMPVRGMLKHYWDEFAYHVEHKHCMVGEHSHGSVAAAA; this is encoded by the coding sequence ATGACGTCCCTCCATGATCGTCACATCAAACCGCTGATCCTCGCCAACCTGAACGGCGAGAACTGGCGTCTCGAAGACTACGTCGCGCGCGGTGGCTACAAGCAACTGCGCCGCATCATCGAAGAAAAGATCCCCCCCGAGCAGGTGATTGCCGACGTCAAGGCCTCGGGCCTGCGCGGCCGCGGCGGCGCGGGTTTTCCGACCGGCCTGAAGTGGAGCTTCATGCCGCGCCAGTTCCCGGGCCAGAAGTACCTGGTCTGCAACTCGGACGAGGGCGAGCCGGGCACCTTCAAGGATCGCGACATCCTGCGCTGGAACCCGCACTCGGTGATCGAGGGCATGGCGATCGGCGCCTATGCGATGGGCATCACGGCCGGCTACAACTATATCCACGGTGAAATCTTCGAAGTCTATCGACGCTTCGAGGAAGCCCTGGAAGAAGCGCGCGCGGCCGGTTATCTCGGCAACAACATCCTCGGTTCGGAATTCTCGTTCCAGCTGCATGCGCACCATGGTTACGGTGCCTATGTGTGCGGCGAGGAAACCGCGCTGCTCGAATCGCTCGAGGGCAAGAAGGGCCAGCCGCGCTTCAAGCCGCCGTTCCCGGCCAGCTTCGGCGTGTACGGCAAGCCGACCACCATCAACAACGCGGAAACCTTCGCGGCGGTGCCGTTCCTGCTGACGGTCGGCCCCCAGGCCTACCTCGAGATCGGCAAGCCGAACAACGGCGGCACCAAGATCTATTCGGTGTCGGGCGACGTCGAGCGTCCCGGCAACTACGAGGTGCCGCTGGGCACGCCGTTCGCGGCGCTGCTCGAGCTGGCCGGCGGGATGCGCGGCGGTCGCAAGCTGAAGGCGGTGATCCCGGGCGGTTCGTCGGCGCCGGTGATCCCCGGCGAGATGATGATGCAGACCGACATGGACTACGACTCGATCGCGAAGGCGGGATCGATGCTCGGGTCGGGCGCGGTGATCGTGATGGACGAGACGCGCTGCATGGTGCGCTCGCTGATGCGCCTGTCGTACTTCTACCATGAGGAGTCGTGCGGCCAGTGCACGCCGTGCCGCGAAGGCACGGGCTGGCTTTATCGCGTGGTGAAGCGCATCGAGAACGGCGAGGGCCGAGTCGAGGATCTGGACCTGCTGAACTCGGTGGCCGAGAACATCATGGGCCGCACCATCTGCGCGCTCGGCGACGCGGCGGCCATGCCGGTGCGCGGCATGCTGAAGCACTACTGGGACGAGTTCGCGTATCACGTCGAGCACAAGCATTGCATGGTCGGCGAGCATTCGCACGGCAGCGTCGCCGCGGCGGCCTGA
- the nuoI gene encoding NADH-quinone oxidoreductase subunit NuoI has protein sequence MTAIQQFFKTFFLTELVKGLAMTGRYTFKRKITVQFPEEKTPISPRFRGLHALRRYENGEERCIACKLCEAVCPAMAITIESQVRADNTRRTTRYDIDLTKCIFCGFCEESCPVDSIVETQILEYHGEKRGDLYFTKEMLLAVGDRYEKDIAAAKAADAPYR, from the coding sequence ATGACGGCAATCCAACAATTCTTTAAGACCTTCTTCCTGACCGAACTGGTGAAGGGGCTCGCGATGACGGGCCGCTACACCTTCAAGCGGAAGATCACGGTGCAGTTCCCGGAAGAGAAGACGCCGATCTCGCCGCGTTTTCGCGGGCTGCACGCGCTGCGCCGCTACGAAAACGGCGAGGAGCGCTGCATCGCCTGCAAGCTCTGCGAGGCCGTGTGCCCGGCGATGGCGATCACCATCGAATCGCAGGTGCGCGCCGACAACACGCGCCGCACCACGCGCTACGACATCGACCTGACCAAGTGCATCTTCTGCGGCTTCTGCGAGGAAAGCTGCCCGGTCGATTCGATCGTCGAGACGCAGATCCTCGAGTACCACGGCGAGAAGCGCGGCGACCTGTATTTCACCAAGGAAATGCTGCTCGCGGTGGGCGACCGCTACGAGAAGGACATCGCGGCCGCCAAGGCCGCCGACGCGCCGTATCGCTAA
- the nuoE gene encoding NADH-quinone oxidoreductase subunit NuoE — MISAEGLKEIDRVIAKYPADQKQSAVMSALAVAQDEHGWLSPELMQFVADYLGMPAVAVQEVATFYTMYELKPVGKHKLTLCTNLPCQLGPHGGAEATADYLKQKLGIDFGETTPDGRFSLKEGECFGACGDAPVLLLNNHKMCSFMSREKIDQLLEELSK, encoded by the coding sequence ATGATCTCAGCTGAAGGCCTGAAAGAAATCGATCGCGTGATTGCGAAATATCCCGCCGATCAGAAACAGTCCGCCGTGATGTCGGCCCTGGCCGTCGCTCAGGACGAGCACGGCTGGCTGTCGCCCGAACTGATGCAGTTCGTCGCGGATTATCTCGGCATGCCGGCCGTCGCCGTGCAGGAGGTCGCGACGTTCTACACGATGTACGAACTGAAGCCGGTCGGGAAGCACAAGCTCACGCTCTGCACGAATCTCCCGTGCCAGCTCGGGCCGCATGGCGGCGCCGAGGCCACGGCCGACTATCTGAAGCAGAAGCTCGGTATCGATTTCGGCGAAACCACGCCCGACGGCAGGTTCTCGCTGAAGGAAGGCGAATGTTTCGGCGCCTGCGGCGACGCGCCGGTGCTGCTGCTCAACAATCACAAGATGTGCAGCTTCATGAGCCGAGAGAAGATCGACCAGCTTCTTGAGGAGCTTTCGAAATGA
- the nuoH gene encoding NADH-quinone oxidoreductase subunit NuoH has translation MSLFDTINSGGTELLGAAWPTVWALVRILVVCVVILLSVAYLILWERKLIGWMHVRLGPNRVGPGGLLQPIADVLKLLLKEVIQPSAASRWLYLIAPVMTVVPAFAVWAVIPFQAGAVLANINAGLLYAMAISSIGVYAVILAGWASNSKYAFLGAMRAAAQMVSYEISMGFALVLVLMTAGSLNFSDIVVSQQHGYFAHHGINFMSWNWLPLLPVFVIYFISGIAETNRHPFDVVEGESEIVAGHMIDYSGMGFALFFLAEYINMIVISALAATLFLGGWDAPFSFLHFIPGVVWLVLKIFMLLSVFIWVRATFPRFRYDQIMRLGWKIFLPICVIWVVVVGFWMMSPLNIWN, from the coding sequence ATGAGCTTGTTCGATACGATCAATTCGGGTGGTACCGAGCTGCTCGGCGCGGCATGGCCGACCGTCTGGGCGCTGGTGCGGATCCTGGTGGTCTGCGTGGTGATCCTGCTCAGCGTCGCCTACCTGATTCTCTGGGAACGCAAGCTGATCGGCTGGATGCACGTGCGTCTCGGCCCGAACCGCGTCGGCCCCGGCGGCCTGCTGCAGCCGATCGCCGACGTGCTCAAGCTGCTGCTCAAGGAAGTGATCCAGCCGAGCGCGGCCAGCCGCTGGCTTTACCTGATCGCGCCGGTCATGACGGTGGTGCCGGCCTTCGCGGTCTGGGCGGTGATTCCGTTCCAGGCCGGCGCGGTGCTCGCCAACATCAACGCCGGCCTGCTCTACGCGATGGCGATTTCCTCGATCGGCGTCTACGCGGTGATCCTGGCCGGCTGGGCCTCGAACTCGAAGTACGCGTTCCTCGGCGCGATGCGCGCGGCCGCGCAGATGGTGTCCTACGAAATCTCGATGGGCTTCGCCCTGGTGCTGGTGCTGATGACGGCCGGCAGCCTGAATTTCTCGGACATCGTGGTCTCGCAGCAGCACGGCTACTTTGCGCACCACGGCATCAACTTCATGTCCTGGAACTGGCTGCCGCTGTTGCCGGTGTTCGTCATCTACTTCATCTCGGGCATCGCGGAAACGAATCGCCACCCGTTCGACGTGGTGGAAGGCGAATCGGAAATCGTGGCCGGTCACATGATCGATTACTCGGGGATGGGCTTCGCGCTGTTCTTCCTCGCCGAGTACATCAACATGATCGTGATCTCGGCGCTGGCGGCGACGCTGTTCCTCGGCGGCTGGGACGCGCCGTTCAGCTTCCTGCACTTCATCCCGGGCGTGGTCTGGCTGGTGCTGAAGATCTTCATGCTGCTGTCGGTCTTCATCTGGGTACGCGCCACGTTCCCGCGTTTCCGTTACGACCAGATCATGCGCCTGGGCTGGAAGATCTTCCTGCCGATCTGCGTGATCTGGGTGGTCGTGGTCGGCTTCTGGATGATGTCGCCGCTGAATATCTGGAATTGA
- the nuoG gene encoding NADH-quinone oxidoreductase subunit NuoG has protein sequence MVELEIDGKTVEVPEGSMVIQAAHKADKYIPHFCYHKKLSVAANCRMCLVDVEKMPKAVPACATPVSAGMIVRTHSEKAVKAQQAVMEFLLINHPLDCPICDQGGECQLQDLAVGYGKSASRYREEKRVVFHKNVGPLISMEEMSRCIHCTRCVRFGEEVAGVMEFGMLGRGEHSEITTFVGKTVDSELSGNMIDLCPVGALTSKPFRFSARTWELSRRKSVSPHDSVGANLVVQVKNNRVMRVLPLENEAVNECWISDKDRFSYEGLNSEERLTKPMLKQGGEWIETDWQTALEYVAKGLKGIAADHGANALAALASPHSTVEELFLVKQLAHELKVPNVDFRLRQTDFSASMSGAPWLGMPIAELTNVDTAFVVGSTLRRDHPLFAARLRQAAKAGAQIHLLHATGDDALIPSAKRIVAAPSAWLDTLAGIAAAVAQASGAELPASLAGVEASAEAQRLAKALATGERRVVLLGNGVVQHPQFAQIHAVAQWIAEHSGATLGFLTEAANTVGAHLVGALPGEGGLNAREAFAQPRKGYLLLNVEPEFDTADPIAARAALEQAEMVVVMSPFKIGAEYADVLLPIAPFTETAGTYVNAEGRAQSFNGVVRPLGDTRPGWKVLRVLGSLLGLPNFEYETSDEVRLAALGDGDQASRLSNAATAQPARAAKAASANGGFERLADVPIYHADPLSRRAGALHLTVAAKAAHSAGLPAALFDRLGLSDGDAVRISQGGRSVQLPAVRDANLAETVVRVSAATPAGAALGGLSGELVVEKA, from the coding sequence ATGGTTGAACTTGAGATAGACGGGAAGACGGTCGAGGTGCCCGAAGGCAGCATGGTGATCCAGGCTGCACACAAGGCAGACAAGTATATTCCCCACTTCTGCTACCACAAAAAGCTGTCGGTTGCGGCGAACTGCCGCATGTGTCTCGTTGACGTCGAGAAGATGCCGAAGGCCGTGCCGGCCTGCGCGACGCCGGTGTCGGCCGGGATGATCGTGCGCACGCACTCGGAAAAGGCGGTCAAGGCGCAGCAGGCCGTGATGGAATTCCTGCTGATCAACCACCCGCTCGATTGCCCGATCTGCGACCAGGGCGGTGAGTGCCAGCTGCAGGATCTGGCGGTCGGTTACGGCAAGTCGGCTTCGCGCTATCGCGAGGAAAAGCGCGTGGTGTTCCACAAGAACGTCGGCCCGCTGATCTCGATGGAAGAGATGTCGCGCTGCATCCACTGCACGCGCTGCGTGCGCTTCGGCGAGGAGGTGGCCGGAGTGATGGAGTTCGGCATGCTGGGCCGCGGCGAGCACTCTGAAATCACCACCTTCGTCGGCAAGACTGTCGACTCCGAGCTGTCCGGCAACATGATCGATCTGTGCCCGGTCGGTGCGCTGACGAGCAAGCCTTTCCGCTTCAGCGCCCGCACCTGGGAGCTGTCGCGCCGCAAGTCGGTCAGCCCGCACGATTCGGTGGGCGCGAACCTGGTCGTGCAGGTCAAGAACAACCGCGTGATGCGCGTGCTGCCGCTCGAGAACGAAGCCGTCAACGAGTGCTGGATCTCCGACAAGGATCGTTTCTCCTACGAAGGCCTCAATAGCGAGGAGCGCCTGACCAAGCCGATGCTGAAGCAGGGCGGCGAGTGGATCGAGACCGATTGGCAGACCGCGCTCGAATACGTCGCGAAGGGCCTCAAGGGCATCGCGGCCGATCACGGCGCCAATGCGCTGGCCGCGCTCGCGAGCCCGCACAGCACGGTCGAGGAACTGTTCCTGGTCAAGCAACTGGCCCACGAGCTGAAGGTGCCGAACGTCGATTTCCGCCTGCGCCAGACCGATTTCTCGGCGTCGATGTCGGGTGCGCCGTGGTTGGGCATGCCGATCGCCGAATTGACCAATGTCGATACCGCCTTCGTGGTCGGCTCGACGCTGCGCCGCGATCATCCGCTGTTCGCCGCACGCCTGCGCCAGGCCGCCAAGGCCGGCGCTCAAATCCATCTGCTGCACGCCACGGGCGACGACGCCCTGATCCCGAGCGCGAAGCGCATCGTCGCCGCGCCGTCGGCCTGGCTCGACACGCTGGCCGGCATCGCCGCCGCGGTCGCCCAGGCGAGCGGCGCCGAGCTGCCGGCATCGCTGGCAGGCGTCGAGGCCTCGGCCGAGGCGCAGCGCTTGGCCAAGGCGCTTGCCACCGGCGAACGCCGCGTGGTGCTGCTTGGCAACGGCGTGGTCCAGCATCCTCAGTTCGCGCAGATTCATGCCGTCGCGCAGTGGATCGCCGAACACAGCGGTGCCACGCTCGGTTTCCTGACCGAAGCGGCCAACACGGTCGGCGCGCACCTGGTCGGTGCGCTGCCGGGCGAGGGCGGCCTGAACGCGCGCGAAGCGTTCGCGCAGCCGCGCAAGGGCTACCTGCTGCTCAACGTCGAACCCGAGTTCGACACGGCCGATCCGATCGCCGCGCGCGCCGCGCTCGAGCAGGCCGAGATGGTGGTGGTGATGTCGCCGTTCAAGATCGGCGCCGAATACGCCGACGTGCTGCTGCCGATCGCGCCCTTCACCGAGACGGCCGGCACCTACGTCAACGCGGAAGGCCGCGCCCAATCGTTCAACGGCGTGGTGCGCCCGCTCGGCGATACGCGCCCGGGCTGGAAGGTGTTGCGCGTGCTGGGCAGCCTGCTGGGCCTGCCGAACTTCGAATACGAAACCTCGGACGAAGTGCGGCTCGCCGCGCTCGGCGACGGCGACCAAGCCTCGCGCCTGTCGAATGCCGCGACCGCGCAGCCGGCCCGCGCGGCCAAGGCCGCATCGGCCAACGGTGGTTTCGAGCGCCTGGCCGACGTGCCGATCTATCACGCCGATCCGCTCTCGCGCCGTGCCGGCGCGCTGCACCTGACGGTGGCGGCCAAGGCGGCGCATTCGGCCGGCCTGCCGGCCGCGCTGTTCGACCGCCTCGGCCTGAGCGACGGCGATGCGGTGCGCATCAGTCAGGGCGGCCGCTCGGTGCAGTTGCCGGCGGTGCGTGACGCGAACCTGGCCGAAACGGTGGTCCGCGTGTCGGCTGCCACGCCCGCCGGTGCGGCACTCGGCGGCCTGTCCGGTGAACTCGTGGTGGAGAAGGCGTAA